Part of the Yersinia hibernica genome, AGTGCTGGCGCCTGATGCTTTAATGAAAGAGATGACAGAACTTGAAGCGCGCGGTGTGCCTGTACGTGAGCGACTGTTACTCTCCGAAGCATGCCCATTAATCCTGCCATATCATGTGGCGCTGGATAATGCGCGTGAGAAAGCACGTGGTGCAAAAGCAATCGGTACTACCGGTCGTGGTATCGGCCCGGCCTATGAAGATAAAGTTGCCCGCCGCGGTCTGCGTGTTGGTGATTTGTTCAATAAAGAAACCTTCGCAATCAAACTGAAAGAAATTGTGGATTACCACAACTTCCAGTTAGTGCATTACTACAAAGAAGACGCGGTTGACTATCAGAAAGTGCTGGATGAGGTATTAGCGGTTGCTGATATTCTAACAGCCATGGTAGTTGATGTATCTGAATTGCTGGATAATGCCCGCAAGCAGGGTGAATTCATCATGTTCGAAGGCGCCCAAGGCACCTTGCTGGACATCGACCACGGCACTTATCCGTATGTCACTTCATCTAACACCACCGCAGGTGGCGTAGCGACAGGCTCTGGCCTAGGCCCACGTTATGTTGATTATGTGCTGGGTATCGTAAAAGCATATTCGACTCGTGTTGGTGCCGGTCCATTCCCGACTGAACTGAATGATGAAACGGGCGAATTCCTGCGCAAGCAAGGTAACGAATATGGCGCGACCACTGGCCGTAGCCGTCGTACCGGTTGGTTGGATGCTGTTGCCGTGCGCCGTGCTGTGCAAATTAACTCTTTGTCTGGCTTCTGCATGACCAAATTGGACGTGCTGGATGGCCTGAAAGAAGTGAAAATCTGTGTGGGCTACCGCATGCCAGATGGCCGCGAAGTGGATACCACGCCACTGGCTGCTGAAGGTTGGGAAGGTATTGAGCCAATCTATGAAACCATGCCAGGTTGGTCAGAAACGACCTTTGGCGTGAAAGAACACAGTAAGTTGCCACAAGCCGCTCTGAACTACATCAAACGTGTAGAAGAGCTGACGGGTGTTCCGGTTGATATCATCTCCACCGGCCCTGATCGTGAAGAAACCATGATCCTGCGCGACCCATTTGATGCGTAATTGACAAAATTATTGTCAACTCTATGTTATCAAAA contains:
- a CDS encoding adenylosuccinate synthase; this encodes MGKNVVVLGTQWGDEGKGKVVDLLTERAKYVVRYQGGHNAGHTLVINGEKTVLHLIPSGILRENVTSIIGNGVVLAPDALMKEMTELEARGVPVRERLLLSEACPLILPYHVALDNAREKARGAKAIGTTGRGIGPAYEDKVARRGLRVGDLFNKETFAIKLKEIVDYHNFQLVHYYKEDAVDYQKVLDEVLAVADILTAMVVDVSELLDNARKQGEFIMFEGAQGTLLDIDHGTYPYVTSSNTTAGGVATGSGLGPRYVDYVLGIVKAYSTRVGAGPFPTELNDETGEFLRKQGNEYGATTGRSRRTGWLDAVAVRRAVQINSLSGFCMTKLDVLDGLKEVKICVGYRMPDGREVDTTPLAAEGWEGIEPIYETMPGWSETTFGVKEHSKLPQAALNYIKRVEELTGVPVDIISTGPDREETMILRDPFDA